The proteins below come from a single Nitrospiraceae bacterium genomic window:
- a CDS encoding cytochrome ubiquinol oxidase subunit I, whose translation MKSAGQLRHATVVQGMNRMPGLLKFGSFLALLFLPALAMAAGGAEIQAMSVEYRDVPGIGSRNLVWVVAQQHLLLAGFVLGVPIFAWICELVGWKTKEQRYDKLAKEFTKLLTSAYATTALFGGILLFLLIGLYPKLMAYLTDMFFPSFLVYCLLFLLETATLYMYWYGWDYMQGNKKTFHLFLGFLLNLFALGIMIVPNSWATFQASPVVVGEGDAWARAWMAMQNPTWWPVNIHRLIANVVLGGFIVGAYAGVRYLLAVSREEREHYDWMGYVGNFIGVFGMLPLPFAGYWLMREVYQYNQQMGITLMGGFLAWLFILQAMLIGVLFLGANYYFWMGITHRIPGSEGQYKKPVMGMLIVLLLCLGVWMTPHSLVASLAEAQKMGGTHHPLLGVFGVMSAKMTVSNIMILVTFMSFIMYWRAGKQETAGWAKAAKAIMGALLVIAGIAVVVLGVWGYFVPAIIRINYFSVAQVLIVLFIMVTFTPLTALLMKSAKTTTEMVWGKMPIRAGYSLVLNAVMVILLMSLMGYARSSSRVHWHIYGVMRDTSDYAYSPALGYAAAFMSLNTFVFCLIVAFIFWVATLGDKAKAQPPKGSTMEIPGHAAPAMAGGAPSSGEKLE comes from the coding sequence ATGAAATCGGCCGGCCAATTACGACACGCAACCGTTGTGCAAGGAATGAATAGAATGCCTGGATTGCTTAAATTTGGAAGTTTTTTGGCCCTTCTCTTTCTCCCGGCTTTGGCTATGGCGGCTGGAGGGGCTGAAATTCAAGCCATGTCTGTGGAATATCGGGATGTCCCTGGAATTGGTAGCCGAAACCTGGTATGGGTTGTCGCGCAACAACATTTGTTGCTGGCTGGTTTCGTGTTAGGTGTTCCTATTTTTGCCTGGATATGCGAGTTGGTTGGATGGAAAACCAAGGAACAACGGTATGACAAGCTCGCCAAAGAGTTCACAAAACTTCTCACGTCAGCTTATGCCACAACAGCCCTTTTCGGAGGAATACTTTTGTTCCTGCTGATTGGACTCTATCCAAAGTTGATGGCCTACCTAACCGATATGTTTTTCCCTTCCTTCCTTGTCTATTGTCTTCTCTTCTTATTGGAAACGGCCACCCTGTATATGTATTGGTATGGGTGGGATTATATGCAGGGAAATAAAAAGACTTTCCACCTTTTTTTAGGTTTTCTTTTAAATCTTTTTGCCCTGGGAATCATGATCGTCCCAAATTCATGGGCAACCTTTCAGGCCAGTCCAGTGGTTGTGGGGGAGGGAGATGCTTGGGCTAGGGCTTGGATGGCCATGCAAAACCCAACCTGGTGGCCTGTCAATATCCATAGATTAATCGCCAACGTGGTGTTGGGTGGATTTATAGTGGGAGCGTATGCGGGTGTACGCTATTTACTCGCGGTCTCACGTGAAGAACGGGAGCACTACGATTGGATGGGGTATGTCGGGAATTTTATTGGTGTGTTTGGTATGTTGCCCCTCCCATTTGCCGGCTATTGGCTTATGCGGGAGGTCTACCAATACAACCAACAAATGGGGATTACCCTTATGGGTGGTTTCCTGGCATGGCTGTTTATCCTTCAGGCAATGCTCATCGGAGTGCTCTTCCTTGGAGCCAACTATTATTTTTGGATGGGAATTACACACCGAATTCCAGGTTCTGAAGGCCAATATAAAAAACCGGTTATGGGAATGTTGATCGTCCTCTTGTTGTGTCTTGGTGTGTGGATGACTCCGCATTCCTTAGTGGCCAGCCTGGCGGAAGCCCAAAAAATGGGTGGAACTCACCATCCCCTATTGGGAGTCTTCGGGGTGATGTCCGCAAAAATGACGGTATCTAATATCATGATCCTCGTGACGTTTATGAGTTTCATTATGTATTGGCGGGCGGGAAAACAAGAAACCGCAGGATGGGCCAAAGCTGCGAAGGCTATTATGGGAGCCTTACTGGTTATCGCAGGTATCGCCGTGGTGGTTCTTGGGGTATGGGGGTATTTTGTCCCAGCCATTATCCGCATTAATTATTTCTCGGTTGCCCAGGTGTTAATTGTGCTGTTCATCATGGTGACATTCACACCATTAACCGCTTTGTTAATGAAAAGTGCTAAAACGACAACGGAAATGGTATGGGGGAAAATGCCCATTCGAGCAGGTTATAGCTTGGTCTTAAATGCGGTGATGGTCATCTTGCTCATGTCTCTAATGGGATATGCACGATCATCATCTCGGGTGCACTGGCACATTTATGGTGTCATGAGAGATACATCGGATTATGCTTATTCACCGGCGTTAGGGTATGCGGCGGCCTTTATGTCCCTAAATACATTTGTGTTTTGCCTGATCGTGGCGTTTATTTTTTGGGTAGCGACCTTGGGGGATAAGGCCAAAGCTCAGCCACCAAAGGGATCGACCATGGAGATTCCTGGCCACGCCGCTCCGGCAATGGCTGGGGGCGCACCGAGTTCAGGGGAAAAACTTGAATAG
- a CDS encoding cytochrome bc complex cytochrome b subunit, with protein sequence MKEDSQVASQQNAFEKVVEFVDERVGLKNIQAKMLNEPIPGGSRWAYAFGSVLLFIFILQVVTGILLMFYYVPSTDHAYASTQYIIHEVDYGWFLLSYHFWGSSAMVVMVFAHMSQVFLWGAYKKPRELVWLVGLALFGIVMGFGFTGYLLPWDQRAYWATVVGVEIMDKTPIVGDFLARFLKGGPTPGQMTLSRFFVIHVMVLPAALAGLAGLHIFLFRKAGPAGPFRGTPEEIKAKTDYFFPRQIWKDIVAMATVFLIICSLAFIEPVVLLEQATPDPGDYHPEPEWYFLFLFQLLRLKIFGGEFGQFLGAMAIPGAFMAFLAALPFLDTSSERNIFKRPIALIGWTVIMVFILVFTVSAIINRHFLD encoded by the coding sequence ATGAAGGAAGACAGTCAAGTCGCAAGTCAACAGAACGCATTCGAAAAGGTTGTTGAGTTTGTTGATGAGCGGGTGGGTCTGAAAAATATTCAGGCAAAAATGCTGAATGAGCCAATTCCTGGTGGTTCCCGCTGGGCTTATGCTTTTGGCTCTGTGTTGCTATTTATTTTTATACTCCAAGTAGTCACTGGGATATTGTTGATGTTCTATTATGTCCCGAGTACCGATCACGCTTATGCGAGTACACAGTATATCATTCACGAAGTAGACTATGGCTGGTTTCTTCTGAGCTACCATTTTTGGGGCTCATCTGCCATGGTAGTAATGGTTTTCGCGCATATGTCTCAAGTATTTTTATGGGGAGCCTATAAAAAGCCAAGAGAACTGGTCTGGTTAGTGGGATTGGCTTTGTTTGGCATTGTGATGGGTTTTGGTTTTACGGGTTATCTCCTTCCATGGGATCAACGCGCATATTGGGCAACGGTGGTGGGTGTAGAAATCATGGATAAAACTCCAATAGTAGGGGATTTTTTAGCTCGTTTTCTTAAAGGTGGTCCGACCCCAGGGCAAATGACCCTAAGCCGGTTTTTTGTAATTCATGTCATGGTCTTGCCGGCTGCCTTAGCAGGGCTGGCTGGCCTTCATATTTTTCTTTTTAGAAAGGCTGGGCCAGCCGGACCGTTTAGGGGTACACCTGAAGAAATTAAGGCCAAAACGGACTACTTTTTCCCGCGTCAAATCTGGAAAGATATTGTGGCCATGGCCACAGTATTTTTAATCATCTGCTCACTCGCCTTCATTGAGCCGGTCGTGTTGCTGGAACAAGCGACTCCGGATCCTGGGGATTATCATCCAGAGCCAGAGTGGTATTTCTTGTTCCTGTTTCAGTTACTTCGATTGAAAATTTTTGGCGGGGAATTTGGCCAATTTCTCGGGGCTATGGCCATACCTGGAGCATTTATGGCGTTTTTAGCAGCCCTGCCATTTTTGGATACAAGCTCAGAGCGAAATATCTTTAAACGACCAATCGCTCTTATTGGTTGGACGGTGATTATGGTATTTATTCTTGTGTTTACTGTGTCAGCCATTATAAACCGGCACTTTTTAGATTAA
- a CDS encoding ubiquinol-cytochrome c reductase iron-sulfur subunit translates to MQPKLTAKALCANKEVGKISKVIVDPLSHEISHVIIQELNGHGAERKIPIGQVQEVVNEEEIVLRCSTEEFGQFPVLERDQYVTIKEVEIAHLEDHLHVEPGEILVPLPRLEQGVPRRTFFTNMTHAIGTLIALPLVFPVLKYLMKPMFKPYDNAWFSVGNVKKVNKENVGFQFKFTRGFKEAFMPEQQIEKNIWVVKATPAVQQAVYEGNDKKFYDDKGDVIWVNKSNSPYIGYSGKCPHLGCGYKWRKTKNFPDGVFLCPCHLSIYDEAGKVIDGPAPRPLDVLPLQVDAGGELKIIDVEYKAGVNNQIRLL, encoded by the coding sequence ATGCAACCAAAACTGACAGCAAAAGCATTGTGTGCGAACAAGGAAGTCGGGAAGATTTCTAAGGTAATTGTTGATCCACTTTCCCACGAAATCAGCCATGTCATCATTCAGGAGTTGAATGGTCACGGAGCGGAACGGAAAATTCCTATTGGCCAAGTCCAGGAAGTGGTGAACGAGGAAGAGATTGTCCTTCGGTGTTCAACTGAAGAATTCGGTCAATTTCCTGTCCTGGAGCGAGATCAGTACGTCACGATTAAGGAAGTTGAAATTGCGCATTTGGAGGATCATTTGCATGTGGAGCCCGGTGAGATTCTGGTTCCTCTTCCTCGACTAGAGCAAGGGGTTCCCAGGCGCACATTTTTTACCAATATGACCCATGCGATTGGGACTTTAATTGCCTTGCCTTTAGTGTTTCCTGTGTTGAAGTATCTCATGAAGCCCATGTTTAAGCCCTACGATAATGCCTGGTTTTCCGTCGGCAATGTAAAAAAAGTAAATAAAGAAAATGTTGGCTTCCAATTTAAATTTACCCGTGGATTTAAAGAAGCCTTTATGCCAGAGCAACAAATTGAAAAAAATATCTGGGTGGTCAAGGCAACTCCGGCCGTTCAACAAGCCGTATACGAAGGAAATGATAAAAAGTTTTATGATGATAAGGGGGATGTCATTTGGGTCAACAAGTCAAATTCTCCTTATATCGGCTACTCTGGCAAATGTCCTCATCTAGGTTGTGGATATAAATGGAGAAAGACGAAAAACTTTCCAGATGGGGTATTTTTGTGCCCTTGTCATCTGAGTATTTATGATGAAGCTGGAAAAGTTATCGACGGGCCGGCTCCGAGACCGCTCGATGTCCTTCCTCTGCAAGTTGATGCCGGTGGAGAACTGAAGATCATTGATGTTGAGTATAAAGCCGGTGTAAATAACCAAATTCGGCTTCTGTAA
- a CDS encoding cytochrome c — MANQSFAKSIMKKTAMGVIIGVVLVVGARFTHFPYVFQVMFFLYAMLGALVFILLDAPAMKRLEGVKAVGALVVFYLLLSGLYIAGASILPQFDPEDEKGKIEKVLKLRRAQTEQGKADELIARTKELDERAKAISKQLSSLGAEAKVEVAVATSAGGGKAASGDLVALGKDQWELQECYNCHKLYGQGGKKRGPEMDNIGNLMTPDQLKEKILDPKSWKAEGFDKDYEKGKMPDKYKDLMFPQEIDALVAFLASLKDESVKTPKPIKMN; from the coding sequence ATGGCTAACCAAAGTTTTGCCAAAAGTATTATGAAAAAGACCGCCATGGGCGTCATAATTGGTGTGGTGTTGGTGGTAGGGGCCAGGTTCACCCATTTCCCCTATGTGTTTCAAGTGATGTTTTTCCTTTATGCAATGCTGGGAGCTTTGGTATTCATTCTTTTAGATGCGCCAGCGATGAAACGATTGGAAGGTGTGAAGGCGGTGGGGGCGCTGGTGGTATTTTACCTTCTGCTTTCTGGTCTCTATATCGCAGGGGCGTCGATTCTGCCTCAGTTTGATCCGGAAGATGAAAAGGGAAAAATTGAAAAAGTTTTAAAACTTCGTCGCGCCCAAACCGAGCAAGGAAAGGCTGATGAATTGATAGCCAGGACAAAAGAGTTGGATGAACGGGCCAAGGCTATTTCCAAACAACTGAGTTCCCTTGGGGCCGAGGCCAAAGTTGAGGTGGCCGTGGCTACCAGTGCAGGTGGGGGAAAGGCGGCCTCCGGCGATCTGGTGGCCCTAGGAAAAGACCAATGGGAACTTCAAGAATGCTATAACTGCCATAAGCTATATGGACAAGGTGGGAAAAAGCGTGGGCCTGAAATGGATAATATCGGTAATCTCATGACCCCGGATCAGCTGAAAGAAAAAATATTAGATCCAAAGAGCTGGAAAGCGGAAGGATTTGATAAGGATTACGAAAAGGGAAAAATGCCTGATAAGTATAAAGATCTCATGTTTCCACAAGAAATCGATGCACTTGTCGCTTTCCTGGCCTCCTTAAAAGACGAGTCCGTGAAAACACCCAAGCCTATAAAAATGAACTAA
- a CDS encoding cytochrome ubiquinol oxidase subunit I: MKTLNRSLLIVLALGLSGGGIAFGQVPDAPLVDFPYSGNRTAVWVVAQLHILFAAFILGAPIFAVVAEWLGYKNNDPKYDRLAKEVIKVTVILYSMTALTGGLFIFVLLGTYPDFSTWLIKHFFLVFAVIYPLLFILETIILYTYFYSWDSMKGAKKGRHIALGILLNIVGTVTLFVIDGPTSFMNTPAKAVEGLSLVEFIQTASLWDKMANFSWMPLNLHRLVGNVTFGGFIAGLIAAYMFMGSKTDEERAYYDWMGFVGNMIGVGALLLLPFMGYLLAYELCDYDASICPYMMADQLSMFFEMQGAMIGLIFLASNYYIWLSLKRIQGVEQVRISGFVAVVVLFMPAIMGFTWKMFPPPEWQSLIVLGILVVLPVVLGKIPGLKNFTVSAFTMIKIGFLMIVVADAIWMTPHGFVPTQGLATEELELPSWAGELALMPAKNAAAFTLVFLTVVNYILYNRAIKRGTIMWGKIDFASQFVLIFLAFSAIWTMGLMGTVRSLTRKYYHVYNLVPDFTPEAFTPTLAYSAWWITGVTIVFYAVVSFAILVTLKAGSPKSATSMASSVPVEAK, encoded by the coding sequence TTGAAAACACTGAATCGAAGTCTATTGATAGTTCTAGCGTTGGGCCTAAGTGGGGGGGGCATTGCCTTTGGCCAGGTCCCGGATGCTCCACTTGTGGATTTTCCCTATTCGGGAAATAGAACGGCGGTGTGGGTCGTCGCTCAACTTCATATCTTATTTGCGGCGTTTATTTTAGGCGCACCGATATTTGCAGTGGTGGCCGAATGGCTTGGATACAAGAATAACGATCCCAAATATGACCGTCTGGCCAAGGAAGTCATTAAGGTCACAGTCATCTTATACAGCATGACCGCCCTAACCGGAGGTTTGTTCATCTTTGTCCTGCTCGGGACGTATCCTGATTTTTCGACATGGTTGATCAAGCATTTTTTCCTTGTGTTTGCGGTTATCTATCCTCTGCTATTTATCCTTGAAACCATTATTTTGTACACCTATTTTTATTCATGGGATTCCATGAAAGGGGCAAAAAAGGGACGTCATATCGCTCTTGGAATCCTACTGAATATTGTCGGAACAGTGACACTCTTTGTCATTGATGGACCGACATCCTTCATGAACACCCCGGCCAAGGCTGTGGAAGGTCTATCCTTGGTGGAGTTTATCCAGACAGCCAGCTTGTGGGATAAGATGGCTAATTTTAGCTGGATGCCCCTCAATCTTCATCGCCTAGTAGGAAATGTGACGTTTGGTGGATTTATTGCCGGGCTTATTGCGGCCTATATGTTTATGGGATCAAAAACAGATGAGGAGAGAGCCTATTACGACTGGATGGGTTTTGTGGGGAACATGATTGGAGTAGGGGCGCTCCTGCTCCTTCCGTTCATGGGTTATCTCCTAGCCTACGAGTTGTGTGATTATGATGCATCAATTTGCCCCTATATGATGGCTGACCAATTGTCGATGTTTTTTGAAATGCAGGGGGCTATGATCGGACTGATTTTTTTAGCCAGTAATTATTATATCTGGCTAAGTCTTAAGCGAATACAGGGTGTGGAACAGGTTCGGATATCCGGATTCGTGGCGGTAGTAGTGTTGTTCATGCCAGCCATCATGGGATTTACCTGGAAAATGTTTCCTCCACCCGAGTGGCAGTCTTTAATTGTCTTGGGGATTCTGGTCGTTCTTCCTGTGGTTCTTGGTAAAATCCCTGGTCTTAAGAACTTCACGGTTTCAGCTTTCACCATGATTAAAATTGGGTTTTTAATGATCGTGGTGGCTGATGCCATTTGGATGACTCCTCACGGGTTTGTGCCAACGCAAGGTCTTGCCACGGAAGAGTTGGAGCTACCTTCTTGGGCAGGTGAGCTAGCGCTTATGCCAGCAAAAAATGCAGCCGCATTCACGCTTGTCTTCCTAACTGTCGTAAATTACATACTCTATAACCGAGCCATTAAGCGTGGGACGATCATGTGGGGAAAAATAGATTTTGCCTCGCAATTCGTTCTGATATTCTTGGCGTTTAGTGCGATTTGGACCATGGGTCTCATGGGAACGGTACGCTCATTAACTCGTAAGTATTATCATGTTTATAACCTGGTTCCAGATTTTACCCCTGAAGCATTTACGCCGACTCTGGCCTATTCGGCCTGGTGGATAACGGGGGTCACCATCGTGTTTTACGCTGTTGTGAGTTTTGCCATCCTTGTCACGCTGAAAGCAGGAAGTCCAAAGTCGGCAACGTCCATGGCTTCGTCAGTTCCTGTTGAAGCTAAATGA
- a CDS encoding cytochrome c: MNESQTVKSLLVSGLAVMGLLMSACGGGEGPPQPPPPAPPEYADKHMPAGYWNNPEILKEGEAIFTGQQNIDVNCASCHGKDGKPVKAGARDFRRTEQMQLYSDAVWFWRISEGVSGTKMKAWKSKLSEDAIWKVIAYEATFGLKGKEYDVAKGQWVPSGGAGAAPAGGEAEKAAE; the protein is encoded by the coding sequence ATGAACGAGTCTCAAACAGTAAAAAGCCTTTTAGTCAGTGGTTTGGCCGTTATGGGCCTTTTGATGTCAGCATGTGGTGGTGGCGAAGGTCCCCCGCAACCCCCTCCTCCTGCTCCACCGGAATATGCGGATAAGCATATGCCAGCTGGGTATTGGAATAACCCGGAAATTTTGAAAGAGGGAGAGGCTATTTTTACGGGACAGCAGAATATTGATGTGAATTGTGCGAGTTGTCACGGCAAAGATGGGAAACCTGTTAAGGCCGGTGCCCGTGACTTCAGGCGAACAGAGCAAATGCAGCTATATTCGGATGCGGTATGGTTTTGGCGAATATCTGAGGGAGTTTCTGGGACAAAGATGAAAGCGTGGAAAAGCAAGCTTTCAGAGGACGCCATCTGGAAAGTCATTGCCTATGAAGCGACCTTTGGGCTTAAGGGTAAGGAATATGATGTTGCGAAAGGCCAATGGGTTCCTTCAGGAGGAGCTGGTGCGGCCCCTGCTGGGGGAGAGGCTGAAAAAGCGGCAGAGTAA
- the hpnH gene encoding adenosyl-hopene transferase HpnH — MSVPVSQMYTVAHYALSQHLRGVKRYPLVLMLEPLFRCNLECAGCGKIQYPDHILNRRLTPEQCWAAADECGAPIVSIPGGEPLIHPEMPAIAEGLVKRKKYVYLCTNAILLERKLQDYTPSKYLTFSIHMDGLKEEHDHAVCRDGVYDVAVKAIKAALAKGFRVTTNTTLFNDAAPARVRRFFDEMMALGVEGMMISPGYSYEKAPDQHSFLSRDRTHSLFAQLLSQRKRTWQFNQSPLFLEFLMGKREYECTPWGNPTYNIFGWQRPCYLLQDGYVSTFRELMEETEWERYGTGRHEQCRDCMVHCGYEASAVKDTFSSWSGFFGTVRATLFPNAV; from the coding sequence ATGTCGGTACCTGTGTCACAAATGTATACCGTAGCTCATTATGCCCTCTCACAGCACTTACGCGGTGTGAAGCGATACCCTCTTGTGCTCATGCTAGAGCCCCTCTTTCGATGTAACTTGGAATGTGCAGGGTGCGGGAAAATCCAGTACCCAGATCACATTTTAAATCGGCGCCTGACGCCTGAGCAATGTTGGGCTGCCGCTGATGAATGTGGTGCGCCTATTGTGAGTATTCCTGGAGGAGAGCCCCTGATTCATCCTGAGATGCCGGCTATTGCCGAGGGGCTGGTGAAGCGAAAGAAATATGTTTACCTCTGTACAAATGCCATTCTGCTCGAACGAAAATTACAGGACTATACCCCCTCGAAATACCTCACATTTAGCATCCATATGGATGGCCTTAAGGAGGAGCATGATCATGCCGTTTGTCGAGATGGTGTCTATGATGTTGCCGTGAAAGCCATTAAAGCCGCTTTAGCCAAAGGTTTTCGGGTGACGACCAATACGACATTATTTAATGATGCGGCACCTGCCCGTGTCAGGCGATTTTTTGATGAAATGATGGCGCTGGGTGTGGAAGGAATGATGATTTCTCCTGGGTATAGCTATGAAAAGGCTCCAGATCAGCATAGTTTTTTGAGCCGTGATCGGACACATTCCTTATTTGCGCAATTGCTGTCTCAACGAAAGCGCACATGGCAGTTCAACCAGTCTCCGTTATTCCTTGAATTTTTGATGGGAAAGCGGGAGTACGAATGCACCCCATGGGGGAATCCCACGTACAATATTTTTGGATGGCAGCGCCCCTGTTATTTATTACAGGATGGGTACGTATCCACTTTTCGAGAATTAATGGAAGAAACGGAGTGGGAGCGTTATGGAACGGGACGACATGAACAATGCCGGGATTGTATGGTGCATTGTGGGTATGAAGCCTCAGCTGTGAAAGATACCTTCAGCTCATGGAGTGGGTTTTTTGGGACCGTCCGAGCGACCCTGTTTCCCAATGCGGTGTGA
- the ispG gene encoding flavodoxin-dependent (E)-4-hydroxy-3-methylbut-2-enyl-diphosphate synthase: MYISRRKTKQIQVGSVKVGGDAPISVQSMTIPHPRDVAGTVEQIHRLEKAGCELIRVAVPDMEAAEALPKIKSQMTVPLIADIHFDHRLALKAAKVVDCVRINPGNIGPWWKTEEVIQAVNDYGIPLRIGVNGGSLEKHLLEKYGYPTAEALAESALNAVHALEDVGFTNMKVSLKASDVHMAIDAYWLFAQQADYPLHIGITEAGTAMTGAVKSAIGLGWLLSQGIGDTLRVSLAADPVEEVKVGFEILKSLELRHRGVNVIACPTCGRVEIDVVKMANELEHRLGHITTPISVSVLGCVVNGIGEGKEADIGIAGGQGVGILFKKGKLYKRVPSEDLLHVLIEEVELMAKEQGGQGPSGNVQETPDGVSIHQSPMEDLSLSPIRSVSRELPVLPRQ; the protein is encoded by the coding sequence GTGTATATTTCTCGACGAAAAACCAAACAAATCCAGGTTGGATCGGTCAAGGTCGGTGGGGATGCCCCCATATCGGTCCAGTCTATGACGATTCCACATCCGAGGGACGTTGCCGGAACTGTGGAGCAAATTCACCGATTAGAGAAAGCTGGATGTGAATTAATTAGGGTAGCTGTGCCAGATATGGAAGCGGCTGAAGCGCTTCCTAAAATTAAATCACAAATGACGGTACCTTTGATCGCAGATATCCACTTTGACCATCGTCTTGCTCTCAAAGCAGCGAAAGTTGTGGATTGCGTCAGAATTAATCCAGGGAATATTGGGCCATGGTGGAAAACTGAAGAAGTGATTCAGGCTGTCAATGACTATGGCATTCCACTCAGAATTGGCGTGAATGGGGGTTCCTTAGAGAAGCATCTTCTTGAAAAATACGGCTACCCCACGGCTGAAGCACTTGCTGAATCGGCATTGAACGCGGTTCATGCTTTGGAGGATGTTGGGTTTACCAATATGAAGGTGTCTCTGAAGGCCTCTGACGTGCACATGGCGATTGATGCCTATTGGTTGTTTGCCCAGCAAGCCGATTACCCATTGCATATCGGCATTACTGAAGCAGGAACTGCGATGACCGGTGCCGTGAAATCTGCTATTGGGTTAGGTTGGCTGCTTTCTCAGGGTATTGGCGATACCCTTCGGGTCTCTTTAGCGGCCGATCCGGTGGAAGAAGTCAAAGTTGGATTTGAAATTCTAAAATCGTTGGAGCTTCGTCATCGCGGGGTCAATGTGATTGCTTGTCCAACGTGTGGGCGAGTGGAAATTGATGTGGTGAAAATGGCTAACGAATTAGAGCATCGACTAGGACATATCACCACCCCGATCAGCGTATCCGTCCTGGGTTGTGTGGTGAATGGAATTGGCGAAGGGAAAGAAGCTGATATTGGAATTGCCGGAGGTCAAGGCGTAGGAATTCTTTTTAAAAAAGGGAAATTATATAAGCGTGTGCCATCTGAAGACCTTCTTCATGTTTTGATTGAAGAAGTGGAGTTGATGGCTAAAGAGCAGGGTGGTCAAGGCCCGAGCGGCAATGTTCAGGAAACGCCTGATGGGGTTTCCATTCATCAATCCCCAATGGAAGATCTTTCCTTAAGCCCGATACGTTCTGTCTCCAGAGAACTTCCCGTGTTGCCTCGTCAGTAA